The nucleotide window GAACGGTGCTCACTTGGGCTGAAAATATCCAAATATTCGACGATGTTGCGACGGCATTTAGGCTTTCATTCTTAAATCGCTGCGAAGACGAAGAAAAAGAACTGGTTAGCGAATACTATTTCCGTTGCTTTGGTGAAGATTTAGAAACGCCTACTCAAAACTATTCCCACTCGGAGTCGTAAACCATGGCCAATGTTTCTTCCCAGCAGAAAAAGATCATCGATCTTGGCGTATCTGTCGCCAGAGCGATCAGCGGTGAGTTGAGTCTGAATTATCGGGGAGAACGTCTCTATAGAGGCAATAGCCCCTGTTATTATCAGTCTGCACATACTAACGATCTCACCTTTGTGTCTCGCCATGAGTTGAAAAACAGCAAACTTTCGATGCAAGGCAAGATCGATTCATCAGCATTACGACTCTTACTTTCAGATGCTGATCTTCACTATTCATTACGACCGAAAAACGAAGTCGAACGTCTGTTATATGATTTCTGCGAACAAGTACGAATTGAATCGCAAGTTCCATCTTATTTAAGAGGTGTAACCACCAGTATTCAGTTCAATTTTGCGTATTGGAGCGACCAATATCATCAGAATGGCTTCACCGAATCACGAATCGGCATGTTGCTGTTTACACTGATGCAAGTCATCCACACCCGCTTAACCGGTGTTCCAGTTTCGGAGCCGATTGCTGAAACCATTGAATCGACTCGCGCCGGCATCGTGCCTACTTTTGGGCACAGCCTGAAGCGCTTAAAGCAACATAGAACCGACCAACAACAGTTTGCTCACTGCGCCAATGAGCTTGCAGCCCTTGCACAAGAGCTAATAACCCAAGAACAAGAGAGCGATAACTCGCCCACGCCAACAGTTGAAGAAGACATTAAGATCCTTGCACAACTTGCCTTAATTGTGGATGGTGACATTCAAGATGAAGACGTCGATACCGACATCACAGGCAGTAGCAAGGTATTCGAGCTGTCGGGCGCCAATTATCAGGTCTTTAATTCAGAATTGGATCAAGTCATCGCGGCAGACAAACTCGTCAGGCGCGCCCTATTACTCGAACTGAGACAAAAGCTCACCGATGACATCATGGCGAGACAAGTCAACACTCGCCGTTTAGCCGCGATGCTCACTCGCTTTGTTGCCACTCCTCAAACGAACCGACGTCAGGATCATTTAGAAGAAGGCATTGTTAACGCCACT belongs to Vibrio cyclitrophicus and includes:
- a CDS encoding cobalamin biosynthesis protein CobT; the protein is MANVSSQQKKIIDLGVSVARAISGELSLNYRGERLYRGNSPCYYQSAHTNDLTFVSRHELKNSKLSMQGKIDSSALRLLLSDADLHYSLRPKNEVERLLYDFCEQVRIESQVPSYLRGVTTSIQFNFAYWSDQYHQNGFTESRIGMLLFTLMQVIHTRLTGVPVSEPIAETIESTRAGIVPTFGHSLKRLKQHRTDQQQFAHCANELAALAQELITQEQESDNSPTPTVEEDIKILAQLALIVDGDIQDEDVDTDITGSSKVFELSGANYQVFNSELDQVIAADKLVRRALLLELRQKLTDDIMARQVNTRRLAAMLTRFVATPQTNRRQDHLEEGIVNATTITKLITSPLDRTVFYQPDIGASHQCAITFLMDCSGSMQKHSHKLSLLMDTILKSVGLASIPFEIIGFTTNNWNGGKVYRQWLKQGQPKHPGRLNEVRHIVFKDFDTHWRRSRLGIASLRKADIFKEGIDGEAVQFASQRLQQHTAQRKVLVVFSDGCPMDTATSTANDQFYLDNHLKQVIERESTKNSIEIHGVGMGVDLSPYYRSNITLDVQESCLFGLSRSIFEMLKRA